The following are encoded together in the Myxococcus virescens genome:
- a CDS encoding DUF1622 domain-containing protein, whose product MEVHSLISLAAQLMEWAGVGSMVLGAVLALVVLATRQQLPAGEAYRRFRLNLGRAILLGLEFLVAADIIRTVSQRPTLNGVLVLGLIVLIRTFLSFTLTVELEGRWPWQHREDIAGPAHPPPTSSTPQHPVPPAPDAPRPVKH is encoded by the coding sequence ATGGAGGTCCATTCCCTCATCTCGCTTGCCGCCCAGCTCATGGAGTGGGCCGGCGTGGGCAGCATGGTGCTGGGAGCGGTGCTCGCCCTCGTGGTGCTCGCCACGCGGCAGCAGCTCCCCGCTGGTGAGGCCTACCGGCGCTTCCGGCTGAACCTGGGCCGCGCCATCCTCCTGGGCCTGGAGTTCCTCGTCGCCGCCGACATCATCCGCACCGTGAGCCAGCGCCCCACGCTGAATGGCGTGCTGGTGCTCGGGCTCATCGTCCTCATCCGGACCTTCCTCAGCTTCACCCTCACCGTGGAGCTGGAGGGACGCTGGCCCTGGCAACATCGCGAAGACATCGCCGGTCCTGCGCATCCCCCGCCAACGTCGTCCACCCCGCAGCACCCTGTGCCGCCCGCTCCCGACGCACCACGTCCGGTGAAGCACTGA
- a CDS encoding peptidase MA family metallohydrolase: MSRHALKHSSGFGALVAAMAVGLLCVPQAAWAQSSSLKDEVKERLGRVETELDDWDVPGARRELSEVEKLLPADVEPLKYFQGRVAFEEGRYDDAVALLEGANIEDKPGSYLRLAKDTRAIVKDHERAESEHFIFQYPKGKEAVLVPYALETLEGIHRAMKEDLGWTPPGGKIRVEVVSNARELARVSTLTEKQIGTTGTIAICKFNKLMVTSPKAVARGYDWQDTLAHEYIHLVISQMSRNTVPIWLHEGLAKFLESRWRGKAGLAMTPSTQALLGKRVKADTLIPFEKMHPSIALLPTAEDAATAFAEVFYAIDYVHSVKGTAGLRAIIQELKAGQKDRKAVETAMGMPFALFEKSWLAHIKKQPFPTELLPREDRVVLKENAKGKVKDESEKKGREISFGDFQEVTEVPARKFAHLGELLRERNRVKAAAEEYAKAHKLVGDKYESVSNKYALALLELRRLDEAEGVLRGSLRVHPGSPSTNVHLGRILLYRKDYPKAKTAYLEALASDPFDPEIHLALTRIHGSMGETALADRARQASALLTGLKVEEVDRVAQQFLRDESGLSEMNVSGTPDAEAPKEAQPEKPDAGN; this comes from the coding sequence GTGAGCCGCCACGCGCTGAAGCATTCCTCCGGATTCGGGGCCCTCGTCGCGGCGATGGCCGTGGGGCTCCTCTGCGTGCCTCAGGCGGCGTGGGCCCAGTCCAGCTCGCTCAAGGACGAGGTGAAGGAGCGGCTGGGCCGCGTGGAGACGGAGCTGGACGACTGGGACGTGCCCGGCGCCCGGCGCGAGCTGTCCGAGGTGGAGAAGCTCCTCCCCGCCGACGTGGAGCCGCTGAAGTACTTCCAGGGCCGGGTGGCCTTCGAGGAAGGCCGCTACGACGACGCGGTGGCGCTCCTGGAGGGCGCCAACATCGAGGACAAGCCGGGCAGCTACCTGCGGCTGGCCAAGGACACGCGCGCCATCGTCAAGGACCACGAGCGCGCGGAGAGCGAGCACTTCATCTTCCAGTACCCCAAGGGGAAGGAAGCGGTGCTGGTGCCCTATGCGCTGGAGACGCTGGAGGGCATCCACCGGGCGATGAAGGAGGACCTCGGCTGGACGCCGCCGGGCGGCAAGATTCGCGTGGAGGTGGTGAGCAACGCGCGCGAGCTGGCGCGGGTGAGCACGCTGACGGAGAAGCAGATTGGCACCACGGGCACCATCGCCATCTGCAAGTTCAACAAGCTGATGGTGACCAGTCCGAAGGCGGTGGCGCGCGGCTACGACTGGCAGGACACGCTGGCGCACGAGTACATCCACCTGGTCATCAGCCAGATGAGCCGCAACACGGTGCCCATCTGGTTGCATGAGGGCCTGGCCAAGTTCCTGGAGTCGCGCTGGCGCGGCAAGGCGGGTCTGGCGATGACGCCGTCCACGCAGGCACTGCTGGGCAAGCGGGTGAAGGCGGACACGCTCATCCCGTTCGAGAAGATGCACCCGTCCATCGCGCTGCTGCCCACGGCGGAGGACGCGGCCACCGCGTTCGCGGAGGTGTTCTACGCCATCGACTACGTGCACAGCGTCAAGGGCACGGCAGGTCTGCGCGCCATCATCCAGGAGCTGAAGGCCGGGCAGAAGGACCGCAAGGCGGTGGAGACGGCCATGGGGATGCCCTTCGCCCTCTTCGAGAAGTCCTGGCTGGCGCACATCAAGAAGCAGCCCTTCCCCACCGAGCTCCTGCCGCGCGAGGACCGCGTGGTCCTGAAGGAGAACGCCAAGGGCAAGGTGAAGGACGAGAGCGAGAAGAAGGGGCGTGAAATCTCCTTCGGCGACTTCCAGGAGGTGACGGAGGTGCCGGCGCGCAAGTTCGCGCACCTGGGCGAGCTCTTGCGCGAGCGCAACCGCGTGAAGGCCGCGGCGGAGGAGTACGCCAAGGCGCACAAGCTGGTGGGCGACAAGTACGAGTCCGTGTCCAACAAGTACGCGCTGGCGCTGCTGGAGCTGCGGCGGCTGGACGAGGCGGAGGGCGTGCTGCGCGGCAGCCTGCGTGTGCACCCAGGCTCACCGTCGACCAACGTCCACCTGGGCCGCATCCTGCTGTACCGGAAGGACTACCCGAAGGCGAAGACAGCCTACCTGGAGGCGCTGGCGTCGGACCCGTTCGACCCGGAAATCCACCTGGCCCTGACGCGCATCCACGGCTCCATGGGTGAGACGGCGCTGGCGGACCGCGCGCGGCAGGCGAGCGCGCTGCTCACGGGGCTCAAGGTCGAAGAGGTGGACCGCGTGGCGCAGCAGTTCCTGCGTGACGAGAGCGGGCTGTCGGAGATGAACGTGTCGGGCACGCCGGACGCGGAGGCACCGAAGGAAGCGCAGCCCGAGAAGCCGGACGCGGGGAACTGA
- a CDS encoding DUF4142 domain-containing protein: protein MKHPLPGLVLAASLFTQGASFAQSGMPDSPPSQQDTVSVQKGMATYRGYTAPTDEKALLDRLHLANQHEIKSGKLAQQRSQNPDVKAFGTIMMKAHTALDQKLTSYARSKGLKLAESPKPMNDAEEASMAKDKATMEQLEVIRGAPFDSAYLASQVTGHDAVLGMVLTAQKAMPKATPELAALLEDLSKQVPAHRHQAWNMLGKLGGETGVGGSGPAHPPPSPPKP, encoded by the coding sequence ATGAAGCATCCCCTCCCGGGGCTCGTCCTCGCCGCCTCGCTGTTCACCCAGGGCGCGTCATTCGCGCAGTCCGGCATGCCCGACAGCCCGCCCTCCCAACAGGACACGGTCTCCGTTCAAAAGGGCATGGCCACGTACCGCGGCTACACCGCCCCCACGGACGAGAAGGCGCTGCTCGACCGGCTGCACCTGGCGAATCAGCACGAAATCAAGTCGGGCAAGCTCGCCCAGCAACGCTCCCAGAATCCAGACGTGAAGGCCTTCGGCACCATCATGATGAAGGCGCACACCGCGCTGGACCAGAAGCTCACGTCCTACGCGCGCAGCAAGGGCCTGAAGCTGGCCGAATCCCCCAAGCCGATGAACGACGCGGAAGAAGCCTCCATGGCCAAGGACAAGGCCACGATGGAGCAGCTCGAGGTCATCCGCGGCGCGCCCTTCGACTCCGCCTATCTGGCCTCACAGGTCACGGGACATGACGCCGTCCTGGGCATGGTCCTCACCGCCCAGAAGGCCATGCCCAAGGCCACGCCCGAGCTCGCCGCCCTGCTCGAGGACCTCAGCAAGCAGGTGCCCGCCCACCGGCACCAGGCCTGGAACATGCTGGGCAAGCTGGGAGGCGAAACGGGCGTGGGCGGCTCCGGCCCGGCGCACCCGCCCCCCTCCCCACCGAAGCCCTGA
- a CDS encoding DsbA family oxidoreductase codes for MSEPITVRVWSDYVCPWCYVGYAEVQKLKKEYDVQVDWRPFYLRPETPPEGLPLPDHVREKMKDPNNPLKLRAQAAGLTLVMRELTPSTRRAHEATEYAREQGRLEPFHAALLRRYWSEGQDLWQWDTLRGAAQEAGLDPDAVQRVVEEGRYTKAVEDSIQEARAIGVNAVPTFVLGERFGLQGAQEYPVFQEAMRRLGATPRAQP; via the coding sequence ATGAGCGAGCCCATCACCGTCCGCGTCTGGTCCGATTACGTCTGCCCCTGGTGTTACGTGGGCTACGCCGAGGTCCAGAAGCTGAAGAAGGAGTACGACGTCCAGGTCGACTGGCGGCCCTTCTACCTGCGTCCGGAGACGCCCCCCGAGGGACTCCCCCTGCCGGACCATGTGCGCGAGAAGATGAAGGACCCGAACAACCCGCTGAAGCTCCGCGCCCAGGCAGCCGGGCTCACCCTGGTGATGCGGGAACTCACTCCGTCCACCCGCCGGGCCCACGAGGCCACCGAGTACGCCCGGGAGCAGGGCCGGCTGGAGCCGTTCCACGCCGCCCTCCTGCGCCGCTACTGGAGCGAGGGCCAGGACCTCTGGCAGTGGGACACGCTCCGCGGCGCCGCCCAGGAGGCGGGCCTGGACCCGGACGCAGTGCAACGTGTCGTCGAGGAGGGCCGCTACACGAAGGCCGTGGAGGACTCCATCCAGGAGGCGCGGGCCATCGGCGTCAACGCGGTGCCCACCTTCGTGCTCGGGGAGCGCTTCGGCCTCCAGGGCGCGCAGGAGTACCCGGTGTTCCAGGAGGCCATGCGCCGGCTCGGCGCGACGCCCCGCGCGCAGCCCTGA
- the fliB gene encoding flagellin lysine-N-methylase, which produces MTATAPRYMTRFRCLADACEDTCCAGLVVLVSEPRLQRLKQAVAGTPDAERVETFIRPEPDASPGDEAVIAKREDGHCVFLDARKTCSLHRAYGEAALPDACATFPRVATRWAHGLEVTGSLACPEVARLCLLAEDAVDTVPVSEDLALRPEIARALSGGDSEDAWTQHAAAVRSTALSVLQRRELPFAARLFALGQLGLRLDGFYCRGTEVFHGDAREGAEALLAEVLRTFTLPETLTALHGGFAALSLPGGPWVGICAAVLKSRLGAVRSERFHTLVELVLESYGGVDLLPDDAWRRYSERRERLSPGLSQRVEQYLRHHAVNHWLRHPFTDAPRVLDYVFRMALREAVLCWTLFGHPTVVALCAEGAADTAESRARLDAAAVECFQLIAKHVEQAPQLHALAQGLAGSGGDETLGRMLVLLKGL; this is translated from the coding sequence ATGACGGCCACCGCACCCCGGTACATGACACGCTTCAGGTGCCTCGCGGATGCCTGCGAGGACACCTGCTGCGCGGGGCTCGTCGTCCTCGTCAGCGAGCCGCGCTTGCAGCGCCTGAAGCAAGCGGTGGCGGGCACGCCGGACGCGGAGCGGGTGGAGACCTTCATCCGGCCGGAGCCCGACGCCAGCCCTGGCGACGAGGCCGTCATCGCGAAGCGCGAGGACGGGCACTGCGTGTTCCTGGATGCGCGGAAGACGTGCTCGCTGCACCGCGCCTATGGCGAGGCCGCGCTGCCGGATGCATGCGCCACGTTTCCGCGCGTCGCCACGCGCTGGGCGCACGGGCTGGAAGTGACTGGCTCGCTCGCGTGTCCAGAGGTGGCTCGCCTGTGTCTGCTGGCGGAGGACGCCGTGGACACCGTGCCCGTGTCGGAGGACCTCGCGCTTCGTCCGGAGATTGCGCGCGCTCTGAGCGGCGGCGATTCCGAGGACGCGTGGACGCAGCACGCGGCGGCCGTGCGTTCCACCGCGTTGTCGGTGCTCCAGCGCCGCGAGCTGCCGTTCGCCGCGAGGCTCTTCGCGCTGGGGCAGCTGGGCCTCAGATTGGACGGCTTCTACTGCCGGGGCACGGAGGTGTTCCACGGCGACGCGCGCGAGGGCGCGGAGGCCCTGCTGGCGGAAGTGCTGCGTACCTTCACCCTGCCCGAGACGCTGACGGCGCTGCACGGTGGCTTCGCGGCGCTGTCGCTGCCGGGAGGCCCGTGGGTGGGCATCTGCGCCGCGGTGCTGAAGTCTCGCCTGGGCGCGGTCCGGAGCGAGCGGTTCCACACGCTGGTGGAGCTGGTGCTGGAGTCCTACGGCGGCGTGGACCTGCTGCCCGACGACGCATGGCGCCGCTACTCGGAGCGCCGTGAGCGGCTGTCACCCGGCCTGTCACAGCGGGTGGAGCAGTACCTGCGTCACCACGCCGTGAATCACTGGCTGCGCCACCCGTTCACGGACGCGCCGCGTGTGCTGGACTACGTGTTCCGCATGGCGCTGCGCGAGGCCGTCCTCTGTTGGACCCTCTTCGGCCACCCCACGGTGGTGGCGCTCTGCGCGGAAGGCGCGGCGGACACGGCGGAGTCGCGGGCCCGGCTCGACGCCGCCGCGGTGGAGTGCTTCCAGCTCATCGCCAAGCACGTCGAGCAGGCGCCCCAGCTCCACGCCCTGGCCCAGGGGCTGGCGGGGAGCGGGGGCGACGAGACGCTCGGCCGGATGCTCGTGCTGCTCAAGGGGCTCTGA
- a CDS encoding alpha/beta hydrolase family protein: protein MPLSLLAALALSATPAPARPQPFTHHDMISLRRLSSPRVSPDGKQVAYVLRTTDMEANRGRTDLWLVGVDGNAAPRQLTSHPDADSEPTWAPDGKSLFFLSSRGGSSQVWRLAVDGGEAVQVTKLPLDVGAFRVSPDGTRLAVALEVFPDCPTLECTPQREEERSKRKATGRTYDKLFARHWDTWKDGRRSHVFVVPVAGGAPVDVMKGMDADSPSKPFGGAEEFTFTPDNKSIVFAARDVGRSEAWSTDLDLFVAPIDGKAKPRKLTEKNRATDTSPVFSPDGKTLAYLAMSRPGFEADRYRVILRTWPGGQERVLTQDWDRSVGSLAWSADGKTLFASAGHVGQQPIFALDVATGKPTQLTKDGAADAPQPAAGGRIVYVYDDLDSPADLHVMNVDGSESRQLTQVNQDALARIRFGGFEQFSFPGWNNETVHAYVVKPVNFDPKKKYPLAFLIHGGPQGSFGNHFHYRWNPQVYAGRGYVAVMVDFHGSTGYGQAFTDSISDDWGGKPFEDLQKGLAAALKRYSFINPDKMCALGASYGGYMINWIAGNWPDGFKCLVNHDGILDERMGYFDTEELWFPEWEHKGTPWENPEGYRKHNPIEHVAKWKTPMMVIHGGQDFRVVETQGLGTFTALQRKGIPSKLLYFPEENHWVLRPANSVQWHDEVLGWLDQWTRK from the coding sequence TTGCCGCTGTCGCTTCTCGCGGCCCTGGCCCTGAGCGCCACTCCGGCGCCGGCCCGGCCCCAGCCGTTCACCCACCACGACATGATTTCGCTGCGCCGGCTGAGCAGTCCGCGCGTCTCGCCGGACGGCAAGCAGGTCGCCTACGTCCTGCGCACCACGGACATGGAGGCCAACCGGGGACGCACGGACCTGTGGCTCGTCGGCGTCGACGGAAACGCCGCGCCGCGCCAGCTCACCTCGCATCCGGACGCAGACTCCGAGCCCACCTGGGCGCCGGACGGCAAGAGCCTCTTCTTCCTGTCCTCGCGCGGCGGCTCCTCGCAGGTGTGGCGGCTGGCCGTGGACGGCGGCGAGGCCGTGCAGGTGACGAAGCTGCCCCTGGACGTGGGCGCCTTCCGCGTGTCGCCGGACGGCACGCGGCTGGCCGTGGCGCTGGAGGTCTTCCCGGATTGCCCCACGCTGGAGTGCACCCCGCAGCGCGAGGAGGAACGCTCCAAGCGCAAGGCCACCGGCCGCACCTACGACAAGCTCTTCGCGCGTCACTGGGACACGTGGAAGGACGGGCGTCGCTCGCACGTCTTCGTCGTCCCCGTGGCCGGCGGCGCGCCCGTGGACGTGATGAAGGGCATGGACGCGGACAGCCCCTCCAAGCCCTTTGGTGGCGCGGAGGAGTTCACCTTCACGCCGGACAACAAGAGCATCGTCTTCGCCGCGCGGGACGTGGGCCGCTCCGAGGCCTGGTCCACGGATTTGGACCTCTTCGTCGCGCCGATTGACGGCAAGGCGAAGCCGCGCAAGCTGACGGAGAAGAACCGCGCCACCGACACCAGCCCGGTGTTCAGCCCGGACGGCAAGACGCTGGCCTACCTGGCCATGTCGCGCCCCGGCTTCGAGGCGGACCGTTACCGCGTCATCCTCCGCACCTGGCCCGGCGGTCAGGAGCGCGTGCTCACGCAGGACTGGGACCGCTCCGTGGGCAGCCTCGCGTGGAGCGCGGACGGCAAGACGCTCTTCGCGAGCGCCGGGCACGTGGGCCAGCAGCCCATCTTCGCGCTGGACGTGGCCACGGGGAAGCCCACCCAGCTCACGAAGGACGGCGCCGCGGACGCGCCGCAGCCGGCCGCCGGGGGCCGCATCGTCTACGTGTACGACGACCTGGATTCGCCCGCGGACCTGCACGTGATGAACGTGGATGGCTCGGAGTCGCGCCAGCTCACCCAGGTGAACCAGGACGCGCTGGCCCGCATCCGCTTCGGTGGCTTCGAGCAGTTCTCGTTCCCGGGCTGGAACAACGAGACGGTCCACGCCTACGTCGTGAAGCCGGTGAACTTCGACCCGAAGAAGAAGTACCCGCTGGCGTTCCTCATCCACGGTGGGCCGCAGGGCTCGTTCGGCAATCACTTCCATTACCGGTGGAACCCGCAGGTGTACGCGGGGCGTGGCTACGTGGCCGTGATGGTCGACTTCCACGGCTCCACCGGCTACGGGCAGGCCTTCACGGATTCCATTTCCGACGACTGGGGCGGCAAGCCGTTCGAGGACCTGCAGAAGGGCCTGGCCGCGGCGCTCAAGCGCTACAGCTTCATCAACCCGGACAAGATGTGCGCGCTGGGGGCGAGCTACGGCGGGTACATGATCAACTGGATTGCCGGTAACTGGCCGGACGGCTTCAAGTGCCTGGTGAACCACGACGGCATCCTCGACGAGCGCATGGGCTACTTCGACACCGAGGAGCTGTGGTTCCCGGAGTGGGAGCACAAGGGCACGCCGTGGGAGAACCCGGAGGGCTACCGCAAGCACAACCCGATTGAGCACGTCGCGAAGTGGAAGACGCCGATGATGGTCATCCACGGCGGGCAGGACTTCCGCGTGGTGGAGACGCAGGGACTGGGCACCTTCACGGCGCTCCAGCGGAAGGGGATTCCTTCCAAGCTGCTCTACTTCCCGGAAGAGAACCACTGGGTGCTGCGCCCGGCCAACAGCGTGCAGTGGCACGATGAAGTCCTGGGCTGGCTGGACCAGTGGACGCGCAAGTAG